Within Halorussus sp. MSC15.2, the genomic segment GAGGCCGAGGTCCACGAGTTACTGGAGAAGGCCGACCGAGACGCCTACGAGTCCTTCGAGGGTAAACTGCAGGGACTCGTCGAGGCGCTGAAGCAGGGGTCGGGCGTCTCCGGCGCGCTCTCGGCGTTCGCGCGCGCCTCGCTCCGCGCGGAGTTCGCGGTGGCCGGAGCGCCCGGGAAGGCCCCGGTCGGGAAGTCCGAGTCGAGCGAGGGCGGTTCCGAGACGAAACTCTCTGGCGGGCCGAACGTCGTGAAGGGCACGCCCGACGACGCCGACCACGTCGTGAAACTGAAGGCCGTCTCGTTCGACCCGGCCGAACTGACGGTCTCGAAGGGCGACAAAGTGGCCTTCGTACACGCCGCGGGAGAACCCCACTCCGTGACGGCCTACGGCGACAAGATTCCCGAGGGAGCAGACTACTGGGCGTCCGGCGACTTCGACTCCCAGAAAGCGGCCGAGACCGGGTGGGAGAACGGGAAGGGCGCGGTCCAGTCGGGCCAGTCGTTCGTCCACACCTTCGAGACGACGGGCACCCACGAGTACTACTGCGTGCCCCACGAGGCCGCGGGCATGACCGGGAAAATCGTCGTGGAGTAGCTACACGTCGCCGTTGAGCGCGGCGAAGACGTCGTCGCCGAGTTCGGCCTGCGACCACATCGCGGCCTCCGCGCCGCTGGCGTAGGCCGCGCCCTCCACCGGGACCTGCCCGCCGCCCATGCGGGCGTGGCCGCCCGCGCTCGCACCGGGGATGTCGTCGGCGACGCTCTCCAGCGCCTTGCCCATGTGGACTCGGTCATCGCGCGACCGGCCCGAGAGGTGGACCATGTCGTCGCGCCTGCCGAAGACGACCACCGCGGTCACGCCCTCCAGTTGGAGGAGTTCGTCGGCGGCCTGCGGGATGGCGTCGGCGTTGTTGATGCGACCCACGTCGCTGACCGCGAACGACCCGCGTACGTCCCGGCCGGAGATGGCCTGCGCCTTGACTTCCAGCACCTCGGCGCTGACCTGCGGGTTCGCGATGCGGTCGAGCAGGTCCTCGTCCACGCCCTCGTAGAGGTACGCCGCCGCGGAGAACTCGGCCTCCGTACACCCGCTGGTGAGGTGCTTGGTGTCGGACTGGACGCCGTAGAGCAGGCCGGTCGATACCGCCGAGGGGACCACAAACCCGTCTGCGTTCTCCTCGTCCTCGTCCGGGCCGACCGGCGTGCCGCCCACGTCTTCGAGGTACTCCGCGACGATGGTCGCGCAGGCACCGTAGTCGGTGCGCTGGTCGGTGAACTCTTCGCCGGTCCCGTTGCCGGGGTGGTGGTCCACGACCGCGTAGGGTTCGAGTCGCTCGGCCCCTTCGAACCCGCGCGGGGTGTTGTGGTCCACCAGAATCACGTCCTCGGCCGCGACCTGACTCACGTGGTCTATCTGTTCGAGGTCGAGGTCGAGGACCGTCCGGAACGCGCGGTTCTCCTGATGGCGAATCTGGCCCGGGAACTGGAGGGTCGCGTCGGTGCCGACTTCGCTGGCGAGGTGAGCGACGCCTATCGCGCACGCCATCACGTCGGGGTCGGGGTTCGGGTGCATGAGAACCGCGACCTCGTCGCACTTGCTCAGCGCGCGCTTGAGTCGCGCCCCCATCGGTCGCCGAAGCCACCGGACGACGAGCCACAGCGACGCCACGAGTGCGACCGCCCCGAGGGCGGCGGCACCTGCGAGTTCCGGCGAACTCAGACCGTAGGCCTCAGCGGCCTGAACGACCTCCCGAACCCGCAATTCCGGAATGCCCGGCAGTTGCATGTCTTACTCCCACAACGCGGACGAACAAGAAATTTTCCCGATACGTAGACGTTTGAGCGATTCACGCCGGTTGATTCCGATAGGCCTCGATTTCGTCGCGGTAGCCCTCGCGGTACGTCGGATAGCGGAACTCGTACCCGAGACCCCGTAGCTTCTCGTTCGAGCAGCGCTTGCTCGTCACGAGTCGGCGTCGCGCGCGCTCCGAGAGGTCGCCGTCGAGTCGCTCCTCGGTCGTCTGCTTCGGCGGGCGGTCCTCGCCGCACTCGTCGGCGAGCCAGTCCGCGAACGACCACTTCGAGACGGGTTCGTCGTCCACCACCAACACCACCTCGCCCCGAGCGTGGTCCTCCGTCAGTAGGAAGCGGACCGCGCCCGCGGCGTCGTCGCGGTGAATCATGTTGAGGTATCCCTCGGTGACAGGTCCCTCGACGTACCGCTCCAGTCGCGTCCGGCCCGGCCCGTAGATTCCGGCGAGGCGCGCGACGGTGCCGTCGATGCCGCGGTCTGCAGTCGCTTCGAGCGCCACGCGTTCTGCCTCGGCCAGCACCTCGGTCTTGTCGGTCGTCGGGTCGAGCGGCGTCTCCTCGTCCACCCAGCCGCCGCCGTGGTCGCCGTAGACGCCCGTGCTGGAGGTGTAGACCAATCGCTCGGGCGGGGTCTCTCGCGCGCCGAAGTGGTCGATTACGGTCTGCAGTCCCTCGACGTACACCTCGCGGGCGGCCTCGGCGTCGCGGCCGCCGGAACTCGCGGCGAAGACCACGGCGTCCGCGTCGGGCACCGCGTCGAGCGAGTCGGCGTCGGTCACGTCCGCCCGTACCGCCTCGAACCCTGCGTCCTCGATTTCTGCGAGACCGTCGTCGGAGCGCCGGACACCGATTGCCCGGTGGCCGCGTTCGGTCAACTGGCGACCGAGTTCGAGTCCCACGTAGCCGCATCCGAGTATCGCCACGTTCATGCGCCGGTGTTGGGGCGTGGCAGGGATAACTCCCGCGACGGGAGGACGCGAGAACGAGCGGACGATTACGAGAGCGAACTGCTACCGCTGACGGCTCGCTATGAAGTGGTGGAGCGTCGCGTACTCGGCGAGGGTCATCGGCGCGCGCCCCTCGACCTTCTGGTGGACCTGCTTGCCGTCCATGTCGGCGTCGATGTCGGCCGCGATGGTGTCCACGTCGAGGACCGCGGTCGTCATCCCCATCAGGAGGTTGTCCCGGACCTCCGCGACGATGGCGTCGGCGTCCGGCGTCTCGTCGGCCAGCGCCGCGACGGCGGCCGCCTCCTCCAGCGTGATACCGTCCGCCGCGTCGGCGTCGCTCTCGGTCAGCGCCGCGACCGTCTCCCGGTCCACGCCGGTCTCGTCGGCGACCGAATCGACCCCGTGGGTCTCGACGACCTCGGCGAGTTCGGAGACGTACTCCGCACGTAGCTCCGCCGGGGAGGTCGAATCGGGGTCCGCGATGTCGTCGTAGAGCATACCCGACCCGACGGTCCGGCGGTTGAAAGAGGTTTCACTTCGGTTCGGTGTCGGTTGGAGCTGCTCTCCCCCATCGGGACGCCGCCCGACAGCGCGGGGCCATCTACTCGTCGAATTGCGGAAACCCGTTCCACACCGCTTCCGAGGTATCTGCCTACCCCGACGACCATCCCGGGGAGGTCTCGTCTCGATTCCCGTCCCTATCGCCGACGCCGGGCGGACCCGGCGGGACGACCACCACGACGGTCGTCTCCGTCTCGAACGAGACCGGCGTCGTCCGGCCGACCACCTCCGACTCGCCGTCGTCGTCCCAGTCGAGTCGAACCGTCGCCGACTCCCGGACGTACGAGACCGACTCGCCGGGCGGTCCCTGCGGCGCGGTGACGGCGAACCGGGCGTACTGGCCCCGAACCGAGACCGTCCAGACGTTGAGCGTCGCGTACCAGTACCCCGGCACCGGCGCGACCGGCAGTCCGGCCGGGACCGCGCCCAA encodes:
- a CDS encoding bifunctional oligoribonuclease/PAP phosphatase NrnA, producing MQLPGIPELRVREVVQAAEAYGLSSPELAGAAALGAVALVASLWLVVRWLRRPMGARLKRALSKCDEVAVLMHPNPDPDVMACAIGVAHLASEVGTDATLQFPGQIRHQENRAFRTVLDLDLEQIDHVSQVAAEDVILVDHNTPRGFEGAERLEPYAVVDHHPGNGTGEEFTDQRTDYGACATIVAEYLEDVGGTPVGPDEDEENADGFVVPSAVSTGLLYGVQSDTKHLTSGCTEAEFSAAAYLYEGVDEDLLDRIANPQVSAEVLEVKAQAISGRDVRGSFAVSDVGRINNADAIPQAADELLQLEGVTAVVVFGRRDDMVHLSGRSRDDRVHMGKALESVADDIPGASAGGHARMGGGQVPVEGAAYASGAEAAMWSQAELGDDVFAALNGDV
- a CDS encoding SDR family oxidoreductase, which translates into the protein MNVAILGCGYVGLELGRQLTERGHRAIGVRRSDDGLAEIEDAGFEAVRADVTDADSLDAVPDADAVVFAASSGGRDAEAAREVYVEGLQTVIDHFGARETPPERLVYTSSTGVYGDHGGGWVDEETPLDPTTDKTEVLAEAERVALEATADRGIDGTVARLAGIYGPGRTRLERYVEGPVTEGYLNMIHRDDAAGAVRFLLTEDHARGEVVLVVDDEPVSKWSFADWLADECGEDRPPKQTTEERLDGDLSERARRRLVTSKRCSNEKLRGLGYEFRYPTYREGYRDEIEAYRNQPA
- a CDS encoding DUF5791 family protein; translation: MLYDDIADPDSTSPAELRAEYVSELAEVVETHGVDSVADETGVDRETVAALTESDADAADGITLEEAAAVAALADETPDADAIVAEVRDNLLMGMTTAVLDVDTIAADIDADMDGKQVHQKVEGRAPMTLAEYATLHHFIASRQR